In Verrucomicrobiota bacterium, one DNA window encodes the following:
- a CDS encoding DUF1501 domain-containing protein, translated as MKHDLCSRPFSTPISRRNFLCGLGASLGSVAMTDMFAADGVKIPGVGPLAPKNPMIPAKAKRVIMLFMEGAPGHMDTFDPKPELQRLHKSESTLAKEGDPFKFFVGSPFQSRQVGQSGIDMCDQWKYMADPEVADELCNYRGCQAESVNHPEALYHMNTGSRLGSDPALGAWATYGLGSVNQNLPGYVVMTELAMPQGGSGNWSNGFLPAHYQGTRLRPEGSPILDLKSQSNKGRSHQRRTIDELAFLNEMHASKHPEHAALDARMESYELAYRMQMEVPEVMDLKSEPDHVRQMYGMDDKETEVFGRQCLMARRLVEQGVRFVQIFSGGWDSHDYLEEGHSSRIRSVDKPMAGLIKDLKQRGMLEDTLVIWTGEFGRTPDNNKRGGVYSLGRDHNANAMTMLLAGAGVKKGTVVGATDELGISAVDVVHPIRDLHVTLLHLLGLDDNKLTYFHGGRYKQMSQFGGQVINELLA; from the coding sequence ATGAAACACGACCTTTGTTCCCGACCTTTTTCGACACCCATTTCCCGTCGTAACTTTTTATGCGGCCTTGGGGCCTCCCTGGGTTCCGTTGCCATGACGGATATGTTCGCCGCCGACGGCGTAAAAATCCCCGGGGTCGGACCGCTTGCTCCTAAGAATCCGATGATTCCGGCCAAGGCCAAGCGTGTGATCATGCTGTTTATGGAAGGTGCTCCCGGCCACATGGATACTTTCGATCCAAAGCCCGAACTTCAGCGTTTGCACAAATCTGAATCAACCCTGGCTAAAGAAGGGGATCCTTTTAAATTCTTTGTGGGAAGTCCGTTCCAGTCACGCCAGGTCGGCCAATCAGGTATCGATATGTGTGACCAGTGGAAATACATGGCGGATCCGGAAGTTGCGGATGAGCTATGTAATTACCGTGGTTGTCAGGCTGAATCGGTTAATCACCCGGAAGCACTTTACCACATGAACACAGGGAGTCGTTTGGGAAGCGATCCTGCTCTTGGCGCATGGGCCACCTATGGTTTGGGTTCTGTGAATCAAAACCTTCCCGGTTACGTGGTGATGACCGAGTTGGCTATGCCTCAAGGCGGAAGTGGTAATTGGTCGAATGGATTTCTACCGGCGCATTATCAAGGCACCCGCCTGCGCCCGGAAGGATCACCCATCCTGGATCTTAAGTCGCAATCCAACAAAGGGCGTTCTCACCAACGTCGTACTATCGATGAACTGGCTTTCTTAAACGAAATGCATGCCTCCAAGCATCCGGAGCACGCAGCCCTTGATGCACGCATGGAAAGCTACGAACTTGCCTACCGCATGCAAATGGAAGTTCCTGAAGTGATGGATCTCAAGAGTGAGCCTGACCACGTCCGTCAGATGTATGGTATGGACGATAAAGAGACCGAAGTATTCGGTCGTCAATGTCTCATGGCTCGCCGTTTGGTTGAGCAAGGCGTTCGCTTTGTGCAGATCTTTTCAGGTGGTTGGGATAGCCACGATTACCTGGAAGAAGGTCACAGCTCTCGTATCCGCAGTGTGGATAAACCCATGGCTGGTTTAATTAAAGATTTAAAACAGCGCGGCATGCTGGAAGATACGCTGGTTATCTGGACCGGTGAGTTTGGACGTACTCCTGACAACAACAAACGCGGTGGAGTGTATTCACTCGGTCGTGACCACAATGCCAATGCCATGACCATGCTACTGGCCGGTGCCGGAGTTAAAAAAGGCACGGTGGTTGGAGCGACCGACGAGCTCGGTATTTCGGCGGTCGATGTGGTTCACCCGATCCGTGACTTGCACGTAACTTTACTGCACTTGCTTGGGCTCGATGACAATAAGCTCACCTATTTCCATGGCGGTCGTTATAAGCAGATGTCCCAGTTTGGAGGCCAGGTCATCAACGAATTGCTGGCCTGA
- a CDS encoding arylsulfatase: MKSFFGFLFLLCALSLAHAKPNVIMIVTDDQGYGDMSCYGNPWLKTPHLDSLYADGVRLEDYHVDPVCTPTRAALMTGRHSLRVGAWAVTEGRQLLNPDEVTMAQVFKQSGYRTGMFGKWHLGDTYPYAPQYRGFDDVVCHKAGGVGEIGNPTGNDYFDDSYFRNGVQEKFDGYCTDIFFRETLRFIDENKDQPFFVYLPLNAMHGPFTVAENYWKRFSEMGMPETRSKFYGMVENFDETLGILLASLKEQQLEENTVVIFMGDNGSGGGVRPIDGHPGFSGGMRGWKGSTYEGGHRVACFVRWPGHFDSGRTVENLTKHHDWLPTLIEVCGLEAPKHVKFDGQSIVPLLAGKSSDWPDRTFFVARHADQPVPFSAELKQQTYPTRAILTERWRLVDDELYEIQKDPGQKNDVAREHPEVMTRLESAYSEWWSDVMSHEARFTPFFVGASEQNPTKFTVRDWHPTEGGVIWKMELVEDDDLFVNGFWSLDVVQDGSYEVRLSRYPEDAEQPMGADKAVMEIGDSLMSSGVFPDEASVTFNVDLKKGPTLLKTRLRDAKSKKERGAYYISITKI, translated from the coding sequence ATGAAGTCATTTTTCGGATTTCTATTCCTTCTTTGCGCTCTCTCCTTGGCTCATGCCAAACCCAACGTAATCATGATTGTCACTGACGACCAAGGGTATGGTGACATGTCTTGCTACGGGAATCCTTGGTTGAAAACGCCTCATCTGGATAGTCTTTATGCGGATGGAGTTCGGCTGGAGGATTACCATGTCGATCCGGTATGCACACCAACCCGGGCGGCACTAATGACCGGACGTCACAGTTTGCGAGTGGGGGCCTGGGCGGTAACCGAGGGGCGGCAGTTGCTGAATCCCGACGAAGTCACCATGGCGCAGGTGTTTAAACAGTCAGGCTATCGCACTGGAATGTTTGGGAAGTGGCATTTGGGAGACACCTATCCTTACGCGCCGCAGTATCGTGGTTTCGACGATGTGGTCTGTCACAAGGCTGGGGGAGTCGGTGAAATTGGTAATCCGACCGGAAACGACTATTTCGACGATTCCTACTTCCGTAATGGCGTGCAGGAAAAGTTTGATGGTTATTGCACGGACATTTTCTTTAGGGAAACCCTCCGGTTTATTGATGAAAATAAAGATCAACCTTTCTTTGTCTATCTACCACTGAATGCGATGCATGGTCCATTCACTGTAGCGGAAAATTATTGGAAGCGGTTTTCCGAAATGGGCATGCCTGAAACGCGATCAAAGTTCTATGGCATGGTGGAAAACTTCGATGAAACCCTGGGCATATTACTGGCTTCGTTGAAAGAACAGCAATTAGAAGAAAACACGGTCGTCATATTTATGGGGGACAATGGTTCTGGCGGAGGAGTCAGGCCCATAGATGGACATCCGGGATTTAGTGGCGGTATGCGGGGATGGAAAGGATCCACCTACGAAGGTGGTCATAGAGTTGCTTGTTTTGTTCGATGGCCAGGACACTTTGATTCTGGACGAACCGTCGAAAACTTAACCAAGCATCATGACTGGTTGCCCACCTTGATTGAAGTTTGCGGGCTCGAAGCTCCCAAGCATGTGAAGTTCGACGGTCAAAGTATTGTTCCACTGCTTGCGGGCAAATCTTCTGATTGGCCCGACCGAACTTTCTTTGTCGCGAGGCATGCGGATCAACCCGTACCGTTCAGCGCGGAGTTGAAACAGCAAACCTATCCTACCCGGGCCATCCTCACTGAACGGTGGCGACTGGTAGACGACGAACTGTACGAAATTCAAAAAGATCCCGGGCAAAAGAACGATGTCGCTCGGGAGCATCCAGAAGTGATGACAAGACTTGAATCTGCTTATTCCGAATGGTGGAGTGATGTCATGTCGCATGAAGCCAGGTTTACGCCTTTTTTCGTTGGAGCCTCTGAGCAAAACCCAACCAAGTTCACGGTGCGTGACTGGCACCCGACCGAAGGCGGCGTGATATGGAAAATGGAGCTCGTTGAGGACGACGATTTGTTTGTAAACGGATTCTGGTCATTGGACGTAGTTCAGGACGGCTCCTACGAAGTTCGACTTTCCCGCTATCCCGAAGACGCTGAACAACCTATGGGTGCCGATAAGGCAGTTATGGAAATTGGCGATTCGCTCATGAGTAGCGGTGTGTTTCCTGATGAAGCTTCGGTTACTTTCAATGTGGATTTGAAGAAGGGTCCGACCTTGCTGAAGACACGACTGAGAGATGCAAAATCAAAGAAGGAACGCGGCGCCTACTATATCTCCATTACGAAGATATAA